CTTCTCTCGTGCCTAGGTAAAACTTCGCCGAAGTTAACCTCTCCTGACTAAATTTAGGACTCCTTCCAATCCAGGAATCGGAAGCAAGTTTAAGCTCGTTTTTGATCGCTTCGTAAGTGGGATTCTTACCGAAAAAATATATGTTGGATAGTAAGTCCGAGACTTCAGTTTTAAGCTCCAAGTTTTCAATCTTTTGGTAATCCATCCACAGTTTATAGCCATCATTGGCGAAAGAACTTAGGGTAATAAAAAGAGAGAGTGCTAGTGACAGGAAATAGGCTTTGAACATAGGTTTAGGGTTTGAGTTAATTTGGAGTTTGTACTAGTAATTCTGCTGCGGTTCAATAGTACTGTAAAATCAGAGGCTTTAATCACTTTTTGTTCTCACCTAAGCGGGACTAAGACTTGATCTCCAGAGTGAAGATTTTCTTGTGGTTTGAAAGCTCGCCGCGAATCCTAATACATAATCCAACTCAAAAGATCGAAAAATCAAGGCTAATTACAAGGGATTTGTCAGGATTAGCAATTGCTTTCATCTTAGAATATCCTGACAATTTTTGTCAAAGCCAATAATTGATGAAGCTTTAACTAAAGGCCTTCCTTATCTTAGAATTCTTATTTTTCAACTATGGAACAAAAACCTTTCATCATTTACAAATCCTCCGCAGGTTCAGGGAAAACTTATACTCTGACTCTGGAATACCTCAAACTTGCCTTGCAAAGTCCCCATGCTTTTAAGCAGATTTTGGCAGTGACTTTCACCAATAAGGCTACTCAGGAAATGAAGGAAAGGATTGTGGAGGAGTTAAAAAGACTCAGGTTTAATGTCAAACCAGATGAGAAGATGGATAGGGAATTGATGAATTCCTTAGAAGTAGATGAGTCTGGGTTGAAGGTCTTAGCTCAGCAGACATTGACAGCGATTTTGCATGATTATGGTCGGTTTTCTGTAAGTACGATAGATAGCTTTTTTCAAAAGGTGGTTCGAGCTTTTGCCAGAGAAATTGATCTAAACGCCAAATTTGATGTGGAATTAGATCAGGATGCGGTTTTGGAGCGAGTGGTGGACCGGGTGGTAATGCTTGTGATGGAAGATGAGTTTCTCCATAAATGGTTGGTTGATTATGCTTATGAACAAATCCAGAATGGAAAATCCTGGGATATTCGGAGGAATATTCGCGGGTTAGGCAAGCAGATTTTTCAAGAGGATTTTAAGAAATACGCTCCTGAGGTCAAGGAATTTTTAAAGGATAAGGAAAACATTACTCTATTACAGTCTTTTGCCAAGGAGCGAAAGAATGAAATAATTGCCATTTCAAAAGAATTAGGCAAACAGGCCGAATTGATCAGAGTCTCAAATGGCTTGGAATGGAAGGATTTCTTCAGAGGCTTTGCAAAAGTGTTTGAGAAATTCGGGGATCGAAACCAGCCTTTGCCAGAACTAACAGCAGCAACTTTAGCTAAAATCGATAATCCTGAGGCTTGGTTTTCTAAATCTAGTAAGAAGAAAGATTCCATTCTAGCGGCCTATGAACAAGGTTTGAATCAGATGTTGCATCAAATTCAAGCTTTAACTTCCAAATGGAATACACTTCAGGCGATTGCTAAAAACACTTATGTGTACGGAGTTTTTAGAAATTTATTAGATGAGCTTTCGCTGATCAAGGATGAGGAAAACATCCTCTTGATTTCGGATTCTAATGAGTTTCTGAAAGAAATAACCAAAGGAAATGACACGCCATTCATTTATGAAAAGGTAGGAAATCAATACAAAAATTACCTGATAGATGAATTTCAGGATACCTCGGGTTTTCAGTGGGATAGTTTCAAGCCATTGTTAGAAAATGCCTTGGGGCAAAATCAGACCAACCTTCTTGTAGGTGACGTGAAGCAATCTATATACCGCTGGAGAGGAGGAGAAATGAAATTGTTGCTTTCTCAAGTGGAAGATGAAATAGGAAAAGAGAGGATAAAGCTTGAAAATTTAGATACAAATTTTCGAAGTCTCCCTACTATCATCCAATTCAATAATGCGATTTTTAAGGCATTACCAAGTGCCTTCGAAGAAGTATTAACTGAGAGCTACGGAGTCCAAAACTCTCAAATCCTTTCTGATGCTTATGCTGATTCTTTTCAAAAAGTTTCTCCTAAAAAAAGTAAATCTGAATTTCAAGGAAAAGTCAAATTAGAGTTCATTGACTCTAAGGAAGAGGAAGTTGAGGGTAATTTTGATGATATCGTTCTTTCTAAATTACCCGAATTAGTCATGGAGCTCCAAGACCATGGGTATGAATTGGAAGACATTGCTTTTTTGGTAAGAAGAAAATCTGAAGGGGAAGCAATAGCGGATACCTTGATGAATTATGGTGCTGCCAACCCTGATTCCGGCTATAGTTTTGATGTGCTTTCTGATGAATCTATGTATTTAAACAAATCAGCTTCTGTTAAAGCCTTGGTTTCAGGATTTAATTATTTGCATAACCCAAGTGACAAGGTACAGTACAAGACCATGTGGTACTATCTCGCTGTGTTGATGGAATTACCAGTAAATCATGAGCTTTTTGCCCTTGAAAAGATTCCAACCGAATTGCAAAGCAAACTAGAAGCATTCCAAGAAAAAGAAAATTTAATGCTTCAGCTTCCTTTAATGGAGGCATTAGAAGAGTTGATTAAGGTACTTGGATTGATGGAGATAGGTTTGGAGTTAGCTTATATTTCAGGATTCAAGGAGGCGGTTTATGATTTTACTGCAAACAACAGAGCGGATTTAAGTGGCTTTTTGGAGTGGTGGGAAACCAATCAGACGAAGCGCACAGTAAAAATTCCTGAGGGGCATAATGCCATGCGTATCCTGACTATACATAAATCAAAAGGCTTACAGTTTAAAGTGGTCCTAATGCCATTTTTGAAGTGGACTATTTTCGATACCGTCAAGGGAAATGTGGTTTGGTCTCCATTTGAAGATCGGGAAAAGGGCCTTTCTGCCATAATTCCATTGACATTAGAAGGTAGCTTGGCAGATTCTGATTTTAGTGATACCTACGCTGAAGAAGCAATCATGGCTTATCTAGATAGCTTGAACATGCTTTATGTGGCTCTCACCCGAGCGGAGGATGTCTTTTATGGTTACGTTCCTTTCAAGGAAAAAATAGGCTCTAAGAATTCTATAGAGATTCAGCTCCAACAATTGATGGACAGTCAGGTAAATATTGATGGAGAAATTAGCTTCTCTTCTCAATTTGACCAAGAGTCAAAAGTTTTTGAGTTTGGGGATTGGCCTGTTAATCAAGTAAAAAAGCTAAAACCAAAAAGACCTCCGGAACTTCGCTGGGCCTATAAGAATTGGTCTGAGGTGCTCACCTTGAAGAAATATGCAGTAGACTTTTCATTGGAAGGTATGGAGCAACGAAAGAAGCAGAAGTTTGGGTTGATCGTACATGAGATTCTGGAGTTATCCGCTAATAAGTCCTCTGCGCTGCAGAATTTGCAGACATTTTATTTTGATGGCAGACTCAATGATGAGGAAAAACAACTCGTCGAAAAGCAATTAGAAACCCTATTCAACAATTCCCTCTTTGCCTCCTGGTTTGATACTGGAGGGATCTTGTTAGCTGAGCAAGGTATTCTTCTTCCTGGAGGTAAGCAGAAAAGGCCAGATAGGATCATTATGAATGATACGGATGCAGTCATTGTGGATTTTAAGACAGGAGAGGCTCATAGTCGATACGCCAATCAAGTCAGAGAATATATGGAGTTGGTTAATAATCTATCTCAAAAGCCAGTAAAAGGCTATATATGCTATTTAGAAACCGGAATTATCGAAGAAATCCATGCATAGTTTTTTAAGAAATACAGCGAAAGAAATTCTTGATTCCGGAGTGGATTTGCAAAAACTTACCGTGGTTTTGCCCAACAGACGAGCAGGATTGTTTTTTACCCAACATCTCGGAAGTTTAATTACTGAGCCCACTTGGATGCCGGAGGTGAAGACCATTGAAGAAATTTTCTATGATTTGGCTGGAAATAGACCTGCTGATGATTTGACTCTGATTTTTGAATTGTTCCGAGTTTATCAAGAACTGAATCCTGATGCGGAAACCTTTGATCGTTTTTATTTCTGGGGTGAAATGATCTTGAAAGATTTTAATGATGTGGATCAGTTTATGGCTAATGCCAGCAAATTGTACCACCACTTGTCCGAAATCAAAGAATTAGAGTCTGATTTAAGCTTTTTGAATGATAGTCAAGTTGAGTTGATTAAGCAATTTTGGTCCTCATTTGAACGGCAGGATAGAGATCATCAGGAGAAGTTTTTAAAATTTTGGCAATTGCTTAATCCACTTTATACTAGCTTTCAGGCTTCGCTTGCCGTGTCTGGATTAGCCTATTCTGGAATGCTTTACAGAAAGGTCGTAGAATCTCTTGATACGATAACACGTCCAGAAAAGACTCATTATTTTATTGGATTTAATGCCTTCACAGGTACTGAAGAAGTCTTAATTAAGCATTACCTAACCGATTTTGATGCCAAGATATTTTGGGATATAGATACATATTATTTAGAAGATAGAGTTCAGGAAGCGGGTTTATTCTTTCGAGACTATCAAAAAGACAAGGTGTTTGGACCTACTTTTCCTAAGGAAACTCCAAGCCATATTGAGGATAGGAAAGCAAGTATTAAAACCTATGCTACTCCTTTGAAAACCAATCAAGCAAATTTGGTCGGTTCAATTTTAGATAAAATTCCTGCTGGAGAAAGGTGGGAAGAAACAGTTGTGATTTTGCCTGATGAGCAAATGCTTTTCCCAGTCTTGCACACCCTCCCAGAGCAAGTTGATAAGGTGAACGTGACCATGGGGTATCCAGTCAAGAATGCTCCTGTTTATTCCTTCTTGGAGGCAGTTTTAGAAATGCAGCGATTTATCAAAGAAGAGGATGGTAAGTTATTATTTTACCATACAGCAGTAAAAAATCTCTTGAGTTCGATTTATTTAAAAAACGAGCAACCGGGTTTTGCAGAGGAGTTGATGGATGAAATGCAGCTTTTAAACCAGATCCATGTTTCAGCAGATAAGCTGCATAAGGGAGGAAAGCTCTACCATATGATCTTTCAAAAATTAGATAACCAATCTTTATTTCCCTACTTGGCCGAATTAATGGAGGCTTTGGCCGAGAGATTGGAAGAGGAACCCCTGCAGCGATCCTATCTCTATCAGTGCTTTAAACAATTGACCAGATTGCGTGAGATATTTGCTGGACAGGATACGCTAAGTATCAATAGAGAGTTTTTTATTAGGCTATTTCGCCAGATTTTTAGAGAGGTGAAATTACCTTTTGAAGGAGAGCCTCTTCAAGGATTACAAATCATGGGGGTACTTGAATCACGTAATTTGGACTTCAAGCGAGTGATTATTTGTAACATGAATGAGGATAGTTTTCCTCCGGCCGCAGGTTTGAACTCCATGATTCCTTTCAATATCCGAAAGGCGTTTGGCTTGCCGGTGCAGGAGCAAAATGATTCAATCTATGCCTATACTTTTTATAGGCTTTTGCATAGTGCTGAGGAGGTACATATGATTTATACCACTGCATCCGATCAAGGAAAAGCGGGTGAAAAGAGCCGATACATTCAGCAAATGGGGGTAGAATTAGGAAGAGAAATAGCCGAAGAAGTGATCTATATTCCCATAGATCAGAAATCTCCAGAAGAGATTACTATCCAAAAGAATAATGAAGTTTTGGGTTTATTGGATAAGTATCTGATTGATGAGCATGGAAGGTCACAAACCTCATTTTCTCCTTCTGCCTTGAGCGTGTTTCTGGACTGTAGATTGAAGTTTTATCTTCAATATTTAGCCAATATTCAAGAGAAGCAGGAAGTGAATGAGGAGATCGACGCTGCTGTTTTTGGGAATCTGGCTCACCTGAGCATGGAAATCCTTTACCAGGACTTTGCCAAAAGAAAGGGTAGGACGCTTTTGGAAAAATCCGATTTTGATGATTTAAGCAAAACTTGGGTATTCCCTGCGATTGAAAAAGCGATTCGTCAATTCTATCATTTGGAGGATGAGACTGATACCAAGCTGAATGGACAAATGGCGATAGCCCGAGATGTTCTCCAGAAATACCTACATCAGATATTAAAAGTAGATAAAGATTCTGCCCCTTTCCGCTTGATTTCTTTGGAGAAAGAAAAGAAGTATACGGCAGGAATAGAGATTGAAACTTCAAAAGGGAAGCAGATAGTTTCCCTGAAGGGTATAATCGATCGCGTGGATGAACATCAGGGCTCTGTACGGCTGATAGACTATAAATCGGGTCAGGACAATAAAAACTTTCCTGATGTGCCCTCACTTTTTGATCGGGATCATAAATCAAGAAACAAAGCTGCGATGCAGACAATGTTTTATGGGCTTATCTACCAGGCTACAAACCCTAGCAATAAGCTTCCTCTCAAACCTGCGATTTTTAATCTAAGGGAGATGTTTAGTGATGATTTCAATCCTTATCTACAAGAGAAAATCCCGTATAAAACTGGAATTGAAGTAGATGATTATAGGAATTACGAGGAAGAATATAGTACTGGGTTGAAGACACTTTTAGGGGATATATATAATCCAGATATACCTTTTGATCAAACCGAAGATTTGAAAAAGTGTGCCTATTGCCCCTACAAGGAAATCTGTGGTAGGTAACTGCTTTGATTTAGCCTTGTAAAGTGATCGATCGGCCTGTTTAATTTAAAACATTAGGCCGGCACGAAACACAAAACTTCTAAATAGGAATTGGT
Above is a window of Algoriphagus machipongonensis DNA encoding:
- a CDS encoding UvrD-helicase domain-containing protein → MEQKPFIIYKSSAGSGKTYTLTLEYLKLALQSPHAFKQILAVTFTNKATQEMKERIVEELKRLRFNVKPDEKMDRELMNSLEVDESGLKVLAQQTLTAILHDYGRFSVSTIDSFFQKVVRAFAREIDLNAKFDVELDQDAVLERVVDRVVMLVMEDEFLHKWLVDYAYEQIQNGKSWDIRRNIRGLGKQIFQEDFKKYAPEVKEFLKDKENITLLQSFAKERKNEIIAISKELGKQAELIRVSNGLEWKDFFRGFAKVFEKFGDRNQPLPELTAATLAKIDNPEAWFSKSSKKKDSILAAYEQGLNQMLHQIQALTSKWNTLQAIAKNTYVYGVFRNLLDELSLIKDEENILLISDSNEFLKEITKGNDTPFIYEKVGNQYKNYLIDEFQDTSGFQWDSFKPLLENALGQNQTNLLVGDVKQSIYRWRGGEMKLLLSQVEDEIGKERIKLENLDTNFRSLPTIIQFNNAIFKALPSAFEEVLTESYGVQNSQILSDAYADSFQKVSPKKSKSEFQGKVKLEFIDSKEEEVEGNFDDIVLSKLPELVMELQDHGYELEDIAFLVRRKSEGEAIADTLMNYGAANPDSGYSFDVLSDESMYLNKSASVKALVSGFNYLHNPSDKVQYKTMWYYLAVLMELPVNHELFALEKIPTELQSKLEAFQEKENLMLQLPLMEALEELIKVLGLMEIGLELAYISGFKEAVYDFTANNRADLSGFLEWWETNQTKRTVKIPEGHNAMRILTIHKSKGLQFKVVLMPFLKWTIFDTVKGNVVWSPFEDREKGLSAIIPLTLEGSLADSDFSDTYAEEAIMAYLDSLNMLYVALTRAEDVFYGYVPFKEKIGSKNSIEIQLQQLMDSQVNIDGEISFSSQFDQESKVFEFGDWPVNQVKKLKPKRPPELRWAYKNWSEVLTLKKYAVDFSLEGMEQRKKQKFGLIVHEILELSANKSSALQNLQTFYFDGRLNDEEKQLVEKQLETLFNNSLFASWFDTGGILLAEQGILLPGGKQKRPDRIIMNDTDAVIVDFKTGEAHSRYANQVREYMELVNNLSQKPVKGYICYLETGIIEEIHA
- a CDS encoding PD-(D/E)XK nuclease family protein, which produces MHSFLRNTAKEILDSGVDLQKLTVVLPNRRAGLFFTQHLGSLITEPTWMPEVKTIEEIFYDLAGNRPADDLTLIFELFRVYQELNPDAETFDRFYFWGEMILKDFNDVDQFMANASKLYHHLSEIKELESDLSFLNDSQVELIKQFWSSFERQDRDHQEKFLKFWQLLNPLYTSFQASLAVSGLAYSGMLYRKVVESLDTITRPEKTHYFIGFNAFTGTEEVLIKHYLTDFDAKIFWDIDTYYLEDRVQEAGLFFRDYQKDKVFGPTFPKETPSHIEDRKASIKTYATPLKTNQANLVGSILDKIPAGERWEETVVILPDEQMLFPVLHTLPEQVDKVNVTMGYPVKNAPVYSFLEAVLEMQRFIKEEDGKLLFYHTAVKNLLSSIYLKNEQPGFAEELMDEMQLLNQIHVSADKLHKGGKLYHMIFQKLDNQSLFPYLAELMEALAERLEEEPLQRSYLYQCFKQLTRLREIFAGQDTLSINREFFIRLFRQIFREVKLPFEGEPLQGLQIMGVLESRNLDFKRVIICNMNEDSFPPAAGLNSMIPFNIRKAFGLPVQEQNDSIYAYTFYRLLHSAEEVHMIYTTASDQGKAGEKSRYIQQMGVELGREIAEEVIYIPIDQKSPEEITIQKNNEVLGLLDKYLIDEHGRSQTSFSPSALSVFLDCRLKFYLQYLANIQEKQEVNEEIDAAVFGNLAHLSMEILYQDFAKRKGRTLLEKSDFDDLSKTWVFPAIEKAIRQFYHLEDETDTKLNGQMAIARDVLQKYLHQILKVDKDSAPFRLISLEKEKKYTAGIEIETSKGKQIVSLKGIIDRVDEHQGSVRLIDYKSGQDNKNFPDVPSLFDRDHKSRNKAAMQTMFYGLIYQATNPSNKLPLKPAIFNLREMFSDDFNPYLQEKIPYKTGIEVDDYRNYEEEYSTGLKTLLGDIYNPDIPFDQTEDLKKCAYCPYKEICGR